One window of the Cryptococcus neoformans var. grubii H99 chromosome 12, complete sequence genome contains the following:
- a CDS encoding origin recognition complex subunit 4: MPKRKPSLGHSQSPDPLSMSQHGSDDDDTPLEEQITVKSPPQKKYAVKPTPTRMQAVVEIGVPVHRLRSRTVVSSPSKRTPVKTPVKTPTKTPMTAKKTRMINDAPSPTPNGKGKGKGKEVPEGEAQSTNSILKAAINSTKSSRKLKTPARTPATEAAASTSQVLVNNTPTLASSISKPLPTPSPALLEGSARKRPRLDQSAAKTLDFDNGIFSDADDEQEQGKDGVAISTEVFRANERLKKQREARNFTYEGEANAPRMMRSGRALVKVNKDKGEDDEDMDEYGPLLEEENPLAPQAPVIPDIPVESLLITPSEHLLPSKQEPSSLPIIIPAFQRTYLQAMLNILTSQNISTNPPPFEDEEHNETLQGILNLMKGTVERGEGNSAIVVGPRGSGKTRTVARALNLLPCSSSTSPIIVRLSGHAQTNDKLAIREMGRQIAEAEGRKYGGEGTGDEGEDVDDDDDKDYAPTTLPSHLLALLAAPSPRAIIIILEEFDLFTEHARQALLYCLFDVVQSVKTGPIESTPRGIAVLGLTTRVDTLLLLEKRVKSRFSHRIWRVTSPLASVPASSTMNGTNGTDGTDAVKQEAGWKRLIQRALVLWKTEEGEVDDEVGKWKGDWEYSVDEILRKPTIERNFDRLASLTTDVRNIYRPFIEPLINVINGKTEYLRLDKILDNVVNQVESAGWGLQSSKLRDLPHPALGILIIAKHLAYAGRDEFNFAQVEEEYMRFSRTRLVGSGKVRWPIGVLKRSFDHLHNLSLLIPTTSTSSTSLNRQQPQFARVRCALAPNEIVAWFKGEGKDVLGVEMGNWGRMMGGHA, from the exons ATGCCTAAAAGAAAACCTTCATTAGGCCATTCCCAATCCCCGGATCCTCTATCCATGAGTCAGCATGGCagtgacgacgacgacacACCACTTGAGGAACAGATTACCGTCAAAAGCCCGCCTCAGAAGAAATACGCCGTCAAACCGACTCCAACTCGAATGCAAGCCGTTGTCGAGATTGGCGTACCAGTTCATCGTCTGAGATCGAGAACGGTGGTTTCCAGTCCCTCCAAAAGAACACCCGTCAAGACTCCCGTAAAGACACCTACAAAGACACCAATGACGGCGAAAAAGACTCGAATGATCAATGATGCGCCTTCGCCTACACCAAATGGGAAAGGCAAGGGGAAGGGCAAAGAAGTGCCAGAAGGCGAAGCACAGTCAACAAATTCAATCTTGAAAGCTGCTATCAACTCTACCAAATCCAGCCGCAAACTCAAGACACCTGCTCGCACACCAGCTACGGAGGCCGCAGCTTCCACTTCCCAAGTTCTTGTCAATAATACTCCCACTCTGGCGTCCAGTATCTCCAAACCGCTTcccactccttctcctgcttTATTAGAAGGCAGTGCTCGTAAACGTCCGAGGCTGGATCAATCTGCTGCCAAAACGCTTGATTTCGATAATGGCATCTTTTCCGATGCCGACGACGAGCAAGAGCAGGGGAAAGATGGTGTTGCCATCTCCACGGAAGTATTTAGGGCTAATGAACGGCTGAAAAAGCAGAGGGAAGCGAGAAATTTCACCTATGAAGGTGAAGCGAATGCACCAAGAATGATGAGGAGTGGTCGGGCATTGGTCAAGGTGAACAAGGATAAGGgtgaggacgatgaagatATGGACGAGTATGGTCCTCTAttagaagaagagaacCCCTTGGCACCTCAGGCTCCCGTCATACCTGACATTCCTGTTGAGTCGCTCTTGATTACCCCTTCCGAACATTTGCTTCCTTCAAAGCAAGaaccttcctccctccccatAATCATCCCAGCTTTCCAAAGAACCTACCTTCAAGCTATGCTCAACATCTTGACTTCTCAAAATATTTCCACCAACCCCCCGccttttgaagatgaagaacaTAACGAGACTCTACAAGGCATCCTGAACCTTATGAAAGGTACTGTcgaacgaggagaaggaaataGCGCCATTGTTGTGGGTCCAAGGGGTAGTGGAAAGACACGTACCGTCGCGCGTGCTCTCAACCTTTTAccttgctcatcatccacctctcctATCATCGTGAGACTTTCAGGCCACGCGCAGACCAACGATAAATTGGCGATTCGTGAGATGGGACGACAGATTGCAGAGGCGGAGGGACGGAAGTATGGTGGTGAAGGGACAGGGGATGAGGgggaagatgtggatgatgatgatgacaag GATTATGCGCCTACAACATTGccctcccatctcctcgcTTTGCTCGCCGCCCCTTCCCCGCGGgcgatcatcatcatcctcgaaGAATTCGATCTTTTTACCGAGCACGCTCGTCAAGCCCTCCTTTACTGCCTCT TCGACGTGGTCCAAAGTGTCAAGACTGGCCCCATAGAATCAACCCCCAGAGGAATAGCAGTTCTCGGCCTCACCACGCGAGTGGATACGTTGCTACTTCTTGAAAAACGTGTCAAGTCAAGGTTTTCACATCGAATATGGCGAGTAACCTCGCCACTTGCCTCTGTCCCTGCGTCTAGCACAATGAACGGGACGAATGGAACGGACGGAACGGATGCGGTGAAGCAAGAGgcaggatggaagagattgatACAAAGAGCGTTAGTACTATGGAAgactgaagaaggagaggtggaCGATGAGGTTGGAAAGTGGAAGGGCGATTGGGAATACTCTGTTGAT GAAATACTTCGCAAACCAACGATAGAAAGGAATTTTGATCGTCTGGCAAGTTTAACAACAGATGTGAGGAATATTTACCGCCCATTC ATTGAACCTCTGATAAATGTTATCAATGGGAAAACAGAATATCTGCGATTGGACAAAATTCTCGACAATGTTGTTAATCAAGTGGAGTCGGCTGGGTGGGGTTTGCAATCTTCCAAACTTCGCG ACCTCCCACACCCAGCCTTGGGTATATTGATCATAGCCAAACACCTCGCCTACGCAGGCCGTGACGAATTCAATTTTGCGcaggttgaagaagagtataTGCGTTTCTCGAGGACGAGGTTGGTTGGTAGCGGGAAAGTGAGATGGCCGATTGGCGTATTGAAGCGT TCATTTGATCACCTTCATAATCTCTCCCTACTCATCCCTACCACTTCGACGTCATCGACCTCTCTCAACCGGCAGCAACCCCAATTTGCTCGTGTGAGATGTGCGTTAGCGCCCAATGAGATTGTAGCATGGTTTAAAGgggagggaaaggatgTTTTGGGAGTGGAGATGGGGAATTGGGGGAGAATGATGGGCGGGCATGCATAA
- a CDS encoding streptomycin biosynthesis protein StrI, with product MTAQVQTLPTESTSLFSPAAVLTETDEPQSKRPTVNNGISLQDLVGSKGTKHVTVAVIGAGQRGLVYTSYALEHPELVKVVAIAEPRAHRRKVMSRLHSVPPENQYASWEPLLARGRIADALLITVLDDLHAELVSAFAPLGYHILCEKPMATTVQDCVKMVKEVESSGAAIFGIGHVLRYSPYNRAVKEVIDSGVLGEIVNIQHIEPVGNQHFAHSFVRGNWKKESESTFALMAKSCHDLDILSFYLSGLEPRKVHSFGSIHHFKNSKKPAEAGNAKRCLECAFEKDCVWSAKKIYIDGLKDEEHKWAQHIVDADVLDIENVTEALKTGPYGVCVYEAGNDVVDHQVVNIEYEGGVTASMTMVAFTEAICDRGTRIQGTKGELIGDMVTFTVFDFLTRTKIQHTPKSLPGNHGGGDAGLSETFFEAVSKSDQSVLGVTPEEVLNSHLLAFAAEQARKEEKVVDFREFKDKAMVY from the exons ATGACGGCTCAAGTTCAAACACTCCCCACCGAATCcacatctctcttctccccagCTGCTGTGCTCACCGAAACAGATGAACCCCAGTCTAAGAGACCCACAGTCAACAATGGCATTTCTCTCCAGGATCTGGTGGGATCTAAAGGTACAAAACATGTCACTGTAGCTGTCATTGGCGCAGGTCAGCGAGGTCTG GTGTACACTTCATACGCTCTTGAGCATCCTGAGCTGGTCAAAGTCGTTGCCATAGCAGAACCCCGTGCACACAGGCGGAAAGTCATGTCTCGTCTTCATTC AGTACCTCCAGAGAACCAGTATGCCAGCTGGGAACCCCTCCTTGCCCGAGGCCGAATTGCCGACGCCCTACTCATTACTGTCCTTGACGATCTCCACGCCGAGCTGGTCAGCGCTTTCGCACCTCTAGGCTACCACATCCTATGCGAAAAGCCTATGGCCACCACGGTCCAAGATTGTGTAAAAAtggtgaaagaggtggaaTCGTCTGGGGCGGCAATTTTTGGGATTGGTCATGTTTTGAGGTATTCGCCTTATAATAGGGCTGTCAAGGAGGTTATTGATTCTGGAGTATTGGGGGAGATTGTGAACATCCAA CATATTGAGCCTGTAGGAAAT CAACACTTTGCTCATAGCTTTGTTCGAGGCaactggaagaaagagtccGAATCCACTTTTGCTCTCATGGCCAAAAGCTGCCA CGACCTTGATATCCTCTCGTTCTACCTTTCCGGCCTCGAACCTCGTAAAGTGCATTCCTTCGGCTCTATACACCACTTCAAGAATTCGAAGAAACCGGCCGAAGCTGGAAATGCAAAAAGGTGTTTGGAATGTGCCTTTGAAAAGGACTGTGTGTGGAGCGCAAAGAAAATCTATATTGATGGTTTaaaggatgaagaacaCAAG TGGGCTCAACACATTGTCGATGCAGATGTTCTCGATATCGAAAACGTGACCGAGGCTTTGAAGACTGGCCCTTATGGCGTTTGTGTCTACGAAGCAGGAAACGATGTGGTGGACCATCAAGTAGTGAATATCGAGTACGAAGGAGGAGTCACCGCGAGTATGACTATGGTTGCTT TTACAGAGGCCATTTGTGATCGTGGAACTAGGATCCAGGGGACGAAAGGTGAACTGATCGGTGATATGGTTACCTTT ACCGTATTCGATTTCCTCACTCGTACCAAAATCCAGCACACTCCCAAGTCGCTTCCAGGTAACCATGGTGGAGGCGACGCAGGCCTTTCAGAGACATTTTTTGAAGCTGTTAGCAAGTCTGATCAGAGCGTACTGGGTGTGACACCGGAAGAAGTGTTGAATTCGCATTTGCTTGCGTTTGCTGCTGAGCAAGCcaggaaagaggagaaggtggtaGATTTCCGGGAGTTTAAAGATAAAGCTATGGTGTATTAA
- a CDS encoding N-acetylglucosamine-6-phosphate deacetylase has protein sequence MSDIVRFTNGYLAMPDGTAVKADLYISSSSGKIISGQSSFYSNHSPCRTVDLQGNLLSPGLIDIQINGAWRVDFSELDVQAGEEGEKKYVQGLERVARRLAQYGTTSFLPTIITQHQELYSKLLRLLRPRSPPGSSHVLGYHAEGPFLSPIRKGAHSQALLLTASPTSSIFPPGASDTSPMKALEIVYGEEGLDQQGVKIITLAPDVDGVMDCIEPLVERGVVVSVGHSDASLEQVEEAFDKGARMITHLFNAMPPIHHRDPGVVGMLGHPTRLPYFGIIVDGLHSHPNTVRIAYNACKEGCVLVSDAQSIMDPSQPDGVIDWRPGLRFRKEGLKVLVDGTSTLAGSAAPLAPLAYNLSKFASISLPMALLCATKQAAECLGGEVAKHKGQLIEGFDADLCVFDWEGNVKNVWIMGEEIWKDGEGWVDGRGDGP, from the exons ATGTCGGATATAGTCAGGTTCACCAACGGCTACTTGGCAATGCCAGACGGCACA GCCGTCAAAGCAGACCTCtacatctcatcttcctctggcAAGATCATCTCCGGCCAATCCTCCTTCTATTCCAACCACTCCCCATGTCGGACAGTCGATCTGCAAGgcaatcttctctctccagGCTTGATCGATATTCAGATCAACGGTGCTTGGCGCGTAGATTTTTCAGAGTTGGATGTTCAagcgggggaagagggcgagaaaAAGTATGTCCAGGGGCTGGAGAGGGTAGCGAGGAGGTTGGCGCAATATGGAACTACAAGTTTTCTGCCGACCATCATCACTCAGCATCAAGAGCTTTATAGTAAA CTTCTTCGACTTCTTCGCCCTCGTTCCCCTCCTGGATCCTCCCATGTCCTAGGTTACCACGCCGAAggccctttcctttctcctaTCCGTAAAGGCGCCCATTCTCAAGCCCTTCTCCTAACCGcctctcccacctcttccataTTCCCCCCTGGGGCGTCGGATACTTCACCCATGAAAGCTCTAGAGATTGTTTACGGCGAAGAAGGGCTCGATCAGCAAGGTGTAAAGATTATCACCTTGGCACCCGATGTAGATGGGGTTATGGATTGTATTGAACCGTTGGTAGAGCGAGGAGTTGTGGTTTCCGTAGGGCATAG CGACGCTTCATTAGAGCAGGTAGAAGAAGCGTTTGACAAAGGCGCTCGCATGATTACCCATCTGTTCAA TGCCATGCCACCAATTCATCATCGTGACCCAGGAGTAGTCGGCATGCTCGGTCACCCTACTCGTCTTCCATACTTTGGAATCATCGTCGACGGATTACACTCTCATCCCAATACTGTCCGAATCGCATATAATGCTTGTAAAGAAGGCTGCGTCCTCGTTTCTGACG CGCAAAGTATCATGGACCCTTCGCAGCCCGACGGAGTCATCGACTGGCGACCAGGGCTTCGGTTTAGGAAAGAAGGCCTCAAAGTCCTTGTGGACGGCACATCTACGTTGGCAGGTAGCGCCGCACCACTCGCACCATTGGCTTATAATCTCTCAAAGTTTGCGTCCATTTCTCTCCCCATGGCTCTTCTTTGTGCGACCAAACAAGCGGCAGAGTGTTTGGGAGGGGAAGTGGCCAAGCACAAGGGGCAGTTGATAGAAGGGTTTGACGCGGATTTATGTGTGTTTGATTGGGAGGGGAATGTTAAGAACGTGTGGATAATGGGCGAGGAGATttggaaggatggggaaggatgggtaGATGGTCGTGGGGATGGGCCGTAG
- a CDS encoding CMGC/RCK protein kinase, whose product MTSALLFTGQTSKGSAMMSQDFSVYREPADYHHSHLRDNISTSGSHYAPSAASHAYSKPASSQTFTNSSPLPYPGQYRSPEEYIATPDNAVPIQQQQQQAVYNRQVQAQAQQQQQMYQQQVYAQSGHPLSSQVAGPSSYRKPSANSVPSSAAIPEYHDGQASGSMGIIQGVNGHGGVDRRDRGNRMIDADVENDGRVGVEDPRADRVYTELKCLGDGSFGTVWLCDWHSPVKPDVLLSAMQCGAGARPEWSGKRLVALKRMKRVWEGGWTQAKSLGELVSLRNIPPHPAIIPLYDAFISPKSHELYFVFECMEGNLYQLTKSRRGRPLAAGLIASCFHQISSGLYHIHGHGYFHRDMKPENLLVTTTGLADYLTAEALAKINIAGGDINRVGDLAYEKDVSVIVKLADFGLARATNSKPPYTEYVSTRWYRAPEVLLRSSEYGPPVDMWALGTILAEMLNLKPLFPGVSEIDQVYRICDTMGDPSAEYGVDERGMAIGGGPWNSGIKLAKNVGFSFPKRKPVRFRSLFNDNVPQSLVDCIADLLRYNPKYRMTAAQCIDHPYFHETLPHLQQTLPLPRIPFSAGQPPPNAIPRPTLSTVPMPPPPDVSVPARQLPPSHAHTPREARPAFANGDIRTLPPPMGTPDSQASSQRTFFPQHIHYSTPHASSSALVHQLRELDLPTDDLASYGQRPPEAAAVDDVRAPQYAQSPAQLHQWVGDLQIDSHKPSATQSMMYDNSMIEKSQGGRSNQSLPNYSNVSLEQQPQVQVPLQSVQPAQSYGRSNVSVAAYVQQQQRYAQEAPAQQVAVPAAPPPIEPTVGAARAEKLGVTGKKKKWGLSSVFGGADKSTASLAAVDEHGYNGASLKRTQSGHRTTDRNPSVAGSSLTLGVPTLGMNPGANASSVSVLGDPKKAKKEAERQAKELAKAQREAAALKQKERARAVMQKRNQLIESRSQLKTKGEIEYSSTNLASEAPTPNQDTRSIYASSSASVNQMRNYAASQANQSLQSIRSQDSGHSGHSGQSGHSGRSGRSGLNASALADLDEHGRWDEMRHKARRRDDDDDHSMSSFGHNSLRSRSVLTVGTVDSDPGPRRRSEWADPLLRRDKRAPSASSASLPFHPQRPQSIMSRSNASLESQLAHDFKVRANVGAASSTGSLSRLAHAQSQSYVAQVPVHGSSSSGHLLPIQGHAHGLEVSGYPETIIERHDSAPTSPYGHSKGAAVAMGVGIARNGPTVTGGTVLPSISSWGEVEGEGQINPMFRVPPAEHQQPAQTLPPFSDIANYALKGQNNQSHPPQ is encoded by the exons ATGACCTCGGCGCTCCTATTCACTGGTCAAACTTCCAAAGGCTCCGCAATGATGTCGCAAGACTTTAGCGTCTATCGCGAGCCTGCAGATTACCATCATTCCCATCTGCGTGACAACATTAGCACAAGTGGAAGCCATTATGCACCTTCTGCTGCGTCCCACGCTTACTCGAAGCCGGCTTCGTCGCAAACCTTTACAAATTCCTCACCATTACCGTATCCGGGGCAGTACAGGTCACCGGAGGAGTATATCGCGACGCCCGATAATGCAGTTCCAatacaacaacaacaacaacaagccGTGTATAACAGACAAGTGCAAGCCCAAgctcaacagcagcagcagatgTACCAACAACAAGTCTATGCTCAATCTGGTCACCCCCTGTCATCGCAGGTCGCCGGTCCGTCATCATATAGAAAACCGTCAGCAAACAGTGTTCCATCTTCAGCGGCAATACCGGAATACCATGACGGGCAAGCGTCAGGAAGCATGGGAATAATACAGGGTGTCAACGGTCATGGAGGAGTCGATAGACGGGATAGAGGGAATCGAATGATTGATGCTGATGTGGAAAATGACGGGCGGGTTGGAGTAGAAGACCCTC GGGCCGATCGAGTATACACTGAACTCAAGTGCTTGGGTGATGGATCGTTTGGGACAGTTTGGTTGTGTGATTGGCATTCACCTGTAAAGCCTGATGTCTTACTATCAGCCATGCAGTGTGGAGCGGGTGCGAGACCGGAATGGTCAGGAAAGAGGCTCGTGGCAttgaagagaatgaagagggTTTGGGAGGGTGGTTGGACTCAGGCGAAGAGTTTAGGGGAATTAGTA TCACTACGGAATATCCCACCCCATCCCGCTATCATCCCATTATACGACGCTTTCATCTCCCCGAAATCCCACGAGCTCTACTTTGTCTTTGAGTGTATGGAAGGCAACCTTTACCAGCTGACGAAATCTCGTCGAGGACGACCACTTGCTGCCGGCCTCATCGCTTCCTGTTTTCACCAAATATCTTCTGGTTTATACCATATTCACGGACATGGTTATTTTCATCGAGATATGAAGCCTGAAAACCTGCTGGTGACGACAACAGGACTGGCAGATTACCTCACGGCTGAAGCCTTGGCGAAAATCAATATAGCTGGAGGAGATATCAACCGAGTAGGAGACCTGGCGTACGAAAAGGACGTCTCTGTAATCGTCAAGCTTGCCGATTTCGGTCTCGCCCGTGCGACAAACTCCAAGCCGCCTTACACCGAATACGTCTCAACACGATGGTATCGTGCGCCAGAAGTCCTCCTAAGGTCATCAGAATACGGTCCACCCGTGGACATGTGGGCTTTGGGAACAATTTTGGCGGAGATGTTGAATCTCAAACCATTGTTCCCGGGAGTGAGCGAGATTGATCAGGTCTATAGGATCTGTGACACGATGGGAGACCCGAGCGCCGAGTATGGAGTGGATGAGAGGGGGATGGCCATTGGTGGCGGTCCGTGGAATTCAGGTATCAAGTTGGCGAAGAATGTTGGattttccttccccaaG CGAAAACCGGTGAGATTCCGAAGTCTCTTCAATGACAACGTCCCTCAGTCGCTAGTTGACTGTATCGCCGATCTCTTACGGTATAATCCTAAATATCGTATGACCGCCGCGCAATGTATCGATCACCCATACTTTCACGAAACACTTCCTCACCTTCAACAAACTCTGCCTCTACCTCGAATACCCTTTTCCGCTGGCCAACCCCCGCCGAACGCCATCCCTCGCCCTACTCTCTCCACTGTCCCcatgcctcctccaccagaCGTTTCAGTGCCTGCACGGCAATTACCCCCTTCGCATGCCCACACACCCCGCGAGGCCAGACCCGCTTTTGCCAACGGCGATATCCGTACTCTCCCGCCACCTATGGGTACACCCGACAGCCAAGCTTCCTCACAGCGAACGTTTTTCCCTCAGCACATCCATTACTCTACGCCCcacgcttcttcctctgcacTTGTTCATCAACTCCGAGAACTCGACTTGCCTACAGACGATCTTGCGAGTTACGGTCAACGTCCCCCCGAAGCTGCAGCCGTCGACGACGTCAGAGCGCCACAATACGCGCAATCCCCGGCACAGCTCCACCAATGGGTTGGAGACTTGCAGATCGATTCTCATAAACCGTCAGCAACACAGTCTATGATGTATGACAATTCCATGATTGAAAAGTCTCAGGGTGGGAGATCGAACCAGTCTCTACCCAACTATTCCAATGTCTCGCTGGAACAGCAGCCACAGGTTCAGGTCCCACTGCAATCTGTGCAACCTGCCCAGTCCTATGGCAGGTCCAACGTCAGCGTCGCCGCATACgtgcagcaacaacagcgCTATGCGCAAGAAGCACCCGCACAGCAAGTGGCTGTTCCTGCGGCACCGCCTCCTATTGAGCCAACTGTTGGTGCGGCACGGGCTGAAAAGTTGGGTGTGAcgggcaagaagaaaaagtggGGTTTGAGCTCAGTGTTTGGTGGTGCCGATAAGAGTACTGCCAGCTTGGCGGCTGTTGATGAGCATGGGTACAACGGAGCTTCACTCAAACGGACCCAGTCTGGTCACAGGACTACCGACAGGAATCCATCTGTTGCAGGATCATCTCTTACACTGGGCGTCCCCACTCTGGGCATGAACCCGGGCGCCAATGCGTCTAGCGTATCGGTCCTGGGTGATCcaaagaaggcgaagaaggaagcggaGAGGCAGGCCAAGGAGTTGGCGAAGGCTCAACGAGAAGCGGCGGCATtgaagcagaaggaaagggCGAGAGCGGTCATGCAGAAACGAAACCAGCTCATTGAGTCTAGGAGCCAGTTGAAAACCAAAGGGGAGATTGAATATTCGTCTACGAACCTTGCGTCAGAGGCACCGACACCCAATCAGGATACGAGATCCATCTACGCTAGCTCGTCAGCCAGTGTCAATCAGATGCGCAACTATGCTGCTTCTCAAGCGAACCAGTCTTTGCAGAGTATTCGTTCGCAGGACTCTGGACATTCTGGGCATTCTGGACAGTCAGGACACTCTGGCAGGAGTGGAAGGAGTGGGCTTAATGCAAGCGCGTTGGCTGATTTGGATGAGCATGGAAGGTGGGATGAGATGAGGCAtaaggcgaggaggagggacgatgatgatgatcacTCAATGTCTAGCTTTGGGCATAACTCACTGAGGAGCAGGAGTGTTTTGACTGTCGGGACTGTGGACAGCGA CCCTGGGCCAAGGCGGCGCTCTGAGTGGGCTGATCCTCTTTTGCGTCGCGACAAGCGCGCGCCGTCCGCATCTTCAGCTTCACTACCATTTCATCCACAACGCCCCCAGAGTATCATGTCTCGCTCAAATGCTTCTCTTGAATCTCAGCTTGCCCACGACTTTAAAGTCCGTGCCAATGTTGGCGCTGCATCTTCTACCGGCTCTCTCAGTCGTCTTGCCCACGCTCAGTCCCAGTCTTACGTTGCGCAAGTCCCTGTACATGGTTCAAGCAGCAGTGGCCATCTTTTGCCAATACAAGGGCATGCCCATGGGTTGGAAGTTTCAGGATACCCCGAGACCATTATTGAGAGGCATGACAGTGCACCGACTAGTCCTTATGGTCATAGCAAGGGCGCTGCTGTTGCCATGGGAGTGGGGATAGCGAGGAATGGGCCGACAGTGACCGGCGGCACGGTGTTGCCCAGTATCAGTAGTTGGGGggaggtggaaggagagggtcAGATCAATCCAATGTTTAGGGTG CCTCCCGCTGAACACCAGCAACCCGCACAGACTCTGCCGCCCTTCTCCGATATCGCCAATTATGCCCTCAAAGGCCAAAATAACCAgtctcatcctccacaaTAA
- a CDS encoding synaptosomal-associated protein, 23kDa — translation MGGEADARCEMARRIVYGHASHSACVVCMESTRAGRSSHAPCMHCICGDLYARRKKGATLHKYTPRSIHLPPLHRISTTHTHISAMGFFKRKNEPLIPPVAPAAGQQQPKADPYAAPAAGGYGGGDPYTKSKPAPAATLEEKGGGDPYAATPAYAAGGDPYAKRNPGPRPNPNAANDAARAELFGGFSKAADVPAERKYGYEGREMEEDFDEDEEIEGIKQEMRGVKQDSLASTRNAVALARQAEESARGTIAKLADQSERIANSERYLDMAKANNQRAEDKATELKALSRSIFRPAIVWNKESKRQAQEDKINERHAMERMDRTKALMDVQDTRKRLGAAANPAPYASSPTPEPMPGQQRARKDARSRYQFDATASDDELEDELDENLDETLEVTRRLKGLATAMGDEVSGQNSRLTRVTDKTENLEFAVMKNTERLRRIR, via the exons ATGGGTGGAGAGGCGGATGCGAGATGCGAGATGGCTCGGAGGATCGTTTATGGCCATGCATCGCACAGCGCATGTGTGGTATGCATGGAAAGCACGAGAGCTGGGCGTTCCAGCCATGCCCCATGCATGCATTGTATCTGCGGCGACTTGTATGCACGGCGGAAAAAAGGAGCGACGCTGCATAAATACACCCCCCGCTCCAttcatctccctcccctccaTCGCATCTCCACAACCCACACGCACATATCCGCAATGGGCTTCTTCAAACGCAAGAACGAACCTCTTATCCCCCCCGTCGCACCTGCCGCAGGCCAGCAACAGCCCAAAGCTGATCCGTATGCAGCCCCAGCTGCTGGCGGCTACGGCGGCGGGGATCCCTATACCAAATCCAAGCCCGCGCCCGCCGCCACGCtcgaggaaaagggcggCGGAGACCCGTATGCAGCCACGCCGGCATACGCAGCAGGCGGCGACCCATACGCCAAGCGTAACCCAGGCCCACGACCGAACCCCAACGCCGCCAACGACGCCGCGCGAGCCGAGCTGTTTGGCGGGTTCAGCAAGGCCGCAGACGTGCCTGCTGAGCGCAAGTATGGGTACGAAGGAcgggagatggaggaggatttcgacgaagacgaggagattgagggGATCAAgcaggagatgaggggCGTGAAGCAGGATAGTTTGGCGAGTACGAG GAATGCGGTGGCGTTGGCGAGGCAGGCTGAAGAGTCGGCGAGGGGTACGATCGCCAAGCTCGCTGACCAGTCTG AACGGATCGCCAACTCGGAGCGATACCTCGACATGGCCAAGGCCAACAACCAGCGTGCGGAAGACAAGGCTACAGAACTGAAAGCCCTTAGCAGAAGCATCTTTCGTCCCGCCATCGTCTGGAACAAG GAATCCAAAAGGCAAGCGCAAGAAGACAAGATCAACGAGCGCCACGCCATGGAACGCATGGATCGCACCAAAGCCCTCATGGACGTCCAAGACACCCGCAAACGACTCGGCGCAGCTGCCAACCCTGCGCCATACGCCTCCTCGCCCACGCCCGAACCCATGCCGGGCCAGCAAAGGGCGCGCAAAGACGCCCGCTCGAGGTACCAGTTTGACGCGACCGCCTCGGACGACgagctggaagatgagctgGACGAGAACCTGGACGAGACGCTCGAGGTGACAAGGCGCCTGAAAGGGCTGGCAACGGCgatgggagatgaagtCTCGGGCCAGAATTCGAGGTTGACCAGGGTGACGGACAAGACGGAGAATTTGGAGTTTgcggtgatgaagaatacggagaggttgaggagaatCAGGTAG